In Phycisphaerae bacterium, the DNA window TATAGCCCTGCGGTTCGCGAACCTCACCGCCGGTGAACTCCGGGAGCAACGGCCGCCGGGCACGATTCGCCCGGCCGGGCCGTGCAATTCGGCACCTTCGTGCTGGCTTTTATGCAACTGGGGGGTTACCTTGCCTTGGGAAAGCCTGCTGACAGGCAAGAGAGGCCTAGCGGTCCGAGGTTTCTCACGGCAATAGCCTCTCCTGTCACGGCGGGCGAAAGCACTTAGGAAATCACGCTCCTCGTGGTGGGGAGTTGCCATTCTGCGTCCCTCAGTGTCGCTGGTACCAACCTCCTGACGTGCCGCCATCGACAGCGAGCGGTAACGGATCCTGCAGGTCGAATTGACCACACTCACGCTCCTGTACTATCTCTTCGTCAGGTGATAATCCGCGAAGTCCAGGACCCGTTCACAGTCAAATGTTTCGAGGGAATGCCCGCCCGCGCGAATATGATAGCCCACGTCGGACTTGATGATCGCCTGTCCCACAGGTGGAGGAGTATCCGACTCAAGCCCCTTCTTTCCCAGAAGTCGATACACCGCGCTGGCGTGGTAGGCCGAGAGGTACTCGCCGCGCGGGTCTGCCCAGGTGTCCTCGACGCCGCTCATGACATAAAGCGGCCGCGGCGCGATGCAGGCCAGCAACATGTGTTGATCCACCGGCAGATCATCTTCGTGATTGGCGAATTTCAATGCGTTGCGACAGAGCCAGTAGGGAAACCGCGTCACCATTTTCTCAAGCGTCTCGCCGCACTTGCGGCGCCAAAGAGCCGCGCCGCCATGGCCGGATTCGGCCGCGACGACCATCGCGAAACGCGGGTCCCGGGCCGCGGCCCACAGGGCAGCCTTGCCGCACTTGGAGTGCCCCATGATCGCCACCCTCGAGGCATCGACGTCGTGGTCCGAGGCGAGGTAATCCAGCACCCGAGACGCGCTCCAGGCGACTGTCGCGATCCCCCCCCATTCGTGCGCTTTGGGGAAGCTCTGGCCCTGGCTGTAGAACAGCCGTTGGACGCTGTTGAGGAAGTCCACTTCGTTGTGCCCGACGAGATCCGCTTGGTACACCACCACGAATCCGAAGCCGCGTTTGACGAACTCGCCAATCGGCCACCCGTTACGCAGAATCCCTTGCTCAGTGGGGTGGGCGGTGAAACCGTTACTGCGGGTGTTGTCGAAACTGAGTATCAGGAAGACGGGGGCGGGTTTGGCGGGTTCATTCGGGGTGAACACCAGAATCAGCAGTTGGGCTCTTCCTTTGGTGTTCTCGAAGGCGATGCGGACGTCCTTGCGGGTGGCGGTGCCGCCCAGGAATTGGCGGTCCGTCTTGACCACCTCGGACGTTATCTTGAGCGGCGACTGGGGTGTCGGCACAGCCCCATACACCAGGCTAGCGAACATTGAGATGATCTGGGGGCGGCGGGTACCGAGCCACTCCTCGGGAGTGGCGATCGCCTTGCCTTCCGACGACACAAGCAGCGGCGGCAGGTCATAGGGAGGGACCTTGCTTTCATCGTAGATCACGTCCTTGTCGGCTTCCTTGGGCTCGCGCGCGGAGAGCGGGTTGATTACCAGTAGAACCATGGGAAAGGCCAACAGAAATGGTCTGATGGTCATTCTCGAACCTCCGTGCGGGACTGCTCGGCAAATCCTACTCTCCACGTCACGCTCCTGGTTGCCGAAGGCACGATGCGAACCGCGGCGGTATCCCGCCCAGCGACGATTTCCGCCTTCTCGCCCTGGAATTCGGCGGACTGGAGCCGGAATGTTCCCGGCAGGTGGACCGTTAGCACGTACGGGTCGCCAACAACGACGGTGCTCCTGCCAGACAGGGTCTTGCTGTCAGCGTCCCAGCGTTCGTCGAGCAGGTCGACGCCACCTTGTGAGATGTGTCGGGTCGTGGAAATGACCCAGGGATGGGCCCTCGCCTCATGAATGGCAAAGACCTGCAGAGCGTTGCCCGGACCCTGTGCGGGAGCCTTGAACGAGCCTTTGCACTGGCCCAGGAACGTCTGCGTCCAGAACTCGAAGACGAGGTAATCGAGGCTGGGGTCGAGTCCAAGGTCGGCGAACGCGACTTCGGCGGCCGGCGTGCCGGGGCGGTCCCACTTCAGGTCCTGTCTGCGCCAATTGAACTGAGCGAGCACCGACCAATGGTCGAACGGCCGGTCGATCTCGAGCAGCCACCATGGAGCTTCGCCGCCCCGCAGGCCGGCATCGTAATTCCCCTCTCCACGTTCGGTGTAGTCGTAGACCTGTCCGGGAACCGTGAAGAGGATCGGGGCGCTGCGTTTCAAGCCCTCCAGGTTCCGGTCGTCGCGGTAGGCCTCGACCTTGTCGCTCACCATGAGCACACCTCCGGCCATGGAAACGACGCAGGGCTGGTCGATCGTGTCGGCCATGGCCTCGCCGGAGGCAAAGATCTTCATGCTCGTCTTCGGCTTAAGCCACTCGGCCGTGATGTCACAGTGGTCCGGGTCGTTGCGCCAGACTACGCCGTTCCAGGAATTGAAGCGCTGGAACTCCGCCGGACCGAATCCGTCGCTGCCCAGGCGGCAGCCGTCTACCAGCCCGATCGAACTGAGCCCCGGACGCACGCCCCAGCAGGTCAGGATGTAGGTGTCCGGCCCGAGTTCCTCGCGCGCCGCGATGTCCCAGTCGCGCAACGATTGCTCCGGGGTGAGGCCGGTTTTCTTGAAATGCTCGGCGCACTGTTGATTCTTGTAGGCGTAGAGCAGGTCGCCCGCCCCGTCGATCTTGACGTAGGCCCAGCCCTGTCTTCTCAGCTCGCGATAAGTTCGGCGGCCCATCTGGTCGATCGCTTCCTTGTTCGCAGTGTTGAGCAGATAGAATCCCTGATCCATATACAAGGAACCGTCGGGTTTCTTGACGAACCATTCCGGATGTTGCTTGCCGATGTCGGCGACGTGCGGGTCGCTGGGTCGGTGGACGCGGTGGACCCAGATGCCGGGCTTCATGCCGATCGATCGGATCCTGTCAATCGCGTACTTGGGGCCACCTGGGAACTTGTCGTTCCACGTCAGCCAGTTCTCCGGGCAACTGCCGTTACCGACCTGATAGGTGTCGTCGAGCTGAATGTAGTTGTAGCCAAAGTCGGCGAGATGCTTTTCGGCGAACACCTCGGTCAACTCGTCGAGTGTCTTCTGAGTGAAGTCGTACTTGTACGCCCACCAGGTGCAGTAGCCGGTGACGGAATCCCTCCAAGGTCGATAAGTCCATGGCTGGAAGTTCGCGAAGCCCTTGTGCTTCTGGAAAAACCGGGGCCGGAACGTCAGTTCCACGGAGGCGCCTCGGCTCTGCCAGGTGAATCGAGTTCGCTCTTGCTCTGATTCCCTGGGTCGAATACGCGTGGCCCCGTCATCCGGGCCGATCAGAACCCAGTCCCAGCGGCGATCGTAGAC includes these proteins:
- a CDS encoding alpha-galactosidase, with product MPIGTDVASVGSMPRFAAVRLACAAGLVAVLAGTVTAVEVTPPPNAPAAVEWDAGQGQLRLRYHGVVVLDCTIREEDGQGNVVASDELKLERSDTSGDKVEQRLRFLPTTARTGVRLVLSGLVIASDEAFPAETPGEAQKRFPLVRNSVGLSRNLRNNAVYDRRWDWVLIGPDDGATRIRPRESEQERTRFTWQSRGASVELTFRPRFFQKHKGFANFQPWTYRPWRDSVTGYCTWWAYKYDFTQKTLDELTEVFAEKHLADFGYNYIQLDDTYQVGNGSCPENWLTWNDKFPGGPKYAIDRIRSIGMKPGIWVHRVHRPSDPHVADIGKQHPEWFVKKPDGSLYMDQGFYLLNTANKEAIDQMGRRTYRELRRQGWAYVKIDGAGDLLYAYKNQQCAEHFKKTGLTPEQSLRDWDIAAREELGPDTYILTCWGVRPGLSSIGLVDGCRLGSDGFGPAEFQRFNSWNGVVWRNDPDHCDITAEWLKPKTSMKIFASGEAMADTIDQPCVVSMAGGVLMVSDKVEAYRDDRNLEGLKRSAPILFTVPGQVYDYTERGEGNYDAGLRGGEAPWWLLEIDRPFDHWSVLAQFNWRRQDLKWDRPGTPAAEVAFADLGLDPSLDYLVFEFWTQTFLGQCKGSFKAPAQGPGNALQVFAIHEARAHPWVISTTRHISQGGVDLLDERWDADSKTLSGRSTVVVGDPYVLTVHLPGTFRLQSAEFQGEKAEIVAGRDTAAVRIVPSATRSVTWRVGFAEQSRTEVRE
- a CDS encoding acetylxylan esterase; amino-acid sequence: MTIRPFLLAFPMVLLVINPLSAREPKEADKDVIYDESKVPPYDLPPLLVSSEGKAIATPEEWLGTRRPQIISMFASLVYGAVPTPQSPLKITSEVVKTDRQFLGGTATRKDVRIAFENTKGRAQLLILVFTPNEPAKPAPVFLILSFDNTRSNGFTAHPTEQGILRNGWPIGEFVKRGFGFVVVYQADLVGHNEVDFLNSVQRLFYSQGQSFPKAHEWGGIATVAWSASRVLDYLASDHDVDASRVAIMGHSKCGKAALWAAARDPRFAMVVAAESGHGGAALWRRKCGETLEKMVTRFPYWLCRNALKFANHEDDLPVDQHMLLACIAPRPLYVMSGVEDTWADPRGEYLSAYHASAVYRLLGKKGLESDTPPPVGQAIIKSDVGYHIRAGGHSLETFDCERVLDFADYHLTKR